Genomic window (Alphaproteobacteria bacterium):
GATTGTGACGTTTTTAATACCGACAGCACTTTCGCCGGTTACGATCTCGACAACTCGATCGATCATCAGGAACGGATACCGGTGTGGCAAAATCTCCATCACGCGCGTGATGTCGATTTCGTTTGGCTTGCTTTCCAAAATCTTGGTTTCCATTGCCTTACCGCTTTCCGTGCCTGTGTCCCGCCCCGGAAGGAACGAGGGTCTGCAAAATCATGGACGGCGACCCCAGGCGGCCTTGGCTTCCCTACCGACGGCGGCATCGGCCTCAGTATTGTCGCCTGGTCCGCGTTTAGGCGCCTTTGTGCCCGATTTGCATGACTTTATCAACGCCCACACGAAAGACCCCCTTCCCCAGGCCCGCGAATATCCGCACGGGGGGATGGGGAGGTTTGGCCGAAATCGCCGTGTTTCTCAGCGACTATTTGGGAAAGGCGAGAGTTACCGACGGCAGCTTCGCATTTAGCCGTTTTACGACCTCTCCGGTAATGTCCATCTCCGGTTCGAAATGCAATGCAGCCTGCCGGGTCAGCACAAGGGTGATCCCCTGCTCCTTCGCGATCTGGTCCACGATCTGGTTCAGCGCGGTTTCGACTTGTAATTGAGCCTTGCCGAGTGCTTCCTCGGATTTGTTCCGTCGGTCCTGGGTCTCGCGCTGCGCGTCCGCAACCTTCTGCTGGAATTCCTTCTGCTTCTGCTGGAATGCTTCTGGCGAAAGAACCTCCCGCTGGCGCTGCAGATCGTCCTCCATTTTGCGGAACTCGTCGTTCTTGCTTTGGAGGGTTTGCTGGAATCCTGCGCGCGCCTTGTCGAGCTGGCTCCTAATGCTTTTGGCCGCCTCGGAGGTCTGCATGATCTGATTGATGTCGACGATGGCTACCGTCGGCGTCGGAAACTTCTTTCCGGCTGGTGGCGTCGCCGTCTGCGCCCATGCCGTCGACAGCGCCGCGATGCCGATCGATATCAAGACCGCGCTGGCCGATACGATGATCTTTCGGTTCATTTCCCTCATGTCCTTTATGTCCCTAAAACCGCGTCCCAAAACTGAAACGGAAAAGCTCCTTGATGTCGTGCGGATCCCTTACGACCGGGTACGCGACATTGACGCGAATCGGCCCGAATGGCGATTTCCAGCCTAGGCCCACACCCACGGATACGCGAATGAGAGGTGAATCCGCTGAGGATATGCCCGCAAGATCCGTGTCCTTATCCACAAGGGTACCGATCTGGGTGAACGCCTTGCCGACAATACCGAACTCCTTGGGCAGGCCAATCGGGTAACTAAGTTCCGGTGTCACGACAAAATATTTGAGGCCGCCGACGGCGTCCTTCGAGTCGATATCCCTCGGTCCGACGCCCGAGGTTCGGAAGCCGATGAAATTGTCGCCGCCAAGGAAGAATTTGTCGGTGATGCGAACTTGCTCGCCAAGTGCGTCTATATAACCGCCCTCCCCGCGGATGGCCGCGGTCCACTGGTCCGCGATGGGGTAGTAGTAGGACCCCAGCACAA
Coding sequences:
- a CDS encoding OmpH family outer membrane protein encodes the protein MNRKIIVSASAVLISIGIAALSTAWAQTATPPAGKKFPTPTVAIVDINQIMQTSEAAKSIRSQLDKARAGFQQTLQSKNDEFRKMEDDLQRQREVLSPEAFQQKQKEFQQKVADAQRETQDRRNKSEEALGKAQLQVETALNQIVDQIAKEQGITLVLTRQAALHFEPEMDITGEVVKRLNAKLPSVTLAFPK
- a CDS encoding BamA/TamA family outer membrane protein; the encoded protein is LSARFAISFREQEIDASWTDPYFMDTNITVGADLFATTTDYTSESGYKQQSFGGTVRGGYDVIDYLHQTWRYTLRSDRVSDISAGAPLYIQEQQGSATTSLIGQDLTYDRRDNRLDPTTGYFWQWSSDYAGLGGTVKFIRNVVLGSYYYPIADQWTAAIRGEGGYIDALGEQVRITDKFFLGGDNFIGFRTSGVGPRDIDSKDAVGGLKYFVVTPELSYPIGLPKEFGIVGKAFTQIGTLVDKDTDLAGISSADSPLIRVSVGVGLGWKSPFGPIRVNVAYPVVRDPHDIKELFRFSFGTRF